From Spirochaetota bacterium, the proteins below share one genomic window:
- a CDS encoding type II toxin-antitoxin system VapC family toxin, with the protein MNIVDSCGWLEYFADTKYAEQYESIISDHQKLVVPTICIAEVFKKVTAEKDEVHALKAIAAMKQGHVADLTEDIAINAGKTSLMLKIPLADSIIYATAKKYNAKIYTQDNDFRKLESVIIIEKK; encoded by the coding sequence ATGAATATAGTTGATTCGTGCGGCTGGCTGGAATATTTTGCGGACACAAAATATGCAGAACAATATGAAAGTATCATTTCAGATCATCAAAAACTTGTAGTTCCAACAATATGTATCGCAGAGGTATTCAAGAAAGTAACAGCAGAGAAAGATGAAGTTCATGCATTGAAGGCTATCGCGGCAATGAAACAAGGACACGTAGCTGATCTGACCGAAGATATAGCGATAAACGCAGGAAAAACATCTCTTATGCTAAAAATACCTCTTGCAGACAGTATAATATACGCAACAGCAAAAAAATATAACGCAAAAATATATACTCAAGATAATGATTTCAGAAAACTTGAAAGCGTTATTATCATCGAAAAGAAATAA
- a CDS encoding AbrB/MazE/SpoVT family DNA-binding domain-containing protein produces MSTVTVSPKFQIVIPKDIRESLDINPGEKFEVIQYEDRIEYIPVKSIKKMRGFLKGIDTNIEREGDRI; encoded by the coding sequence ATGTCAACAGTCACAGTCTCCCCCAAATTTCAAATCGTTATCCCAAAAGATATACGTGAATCATTGGATATCAATCCTGGCGAAAAGTTCGAGGTGATCCAATACGAAGACCGTATCGAGTATATCCCGGTAAAAAGCATAAAAAAAATGCGCGGATTCCTCAAAGGGATCGATACGAATATCGAAAGAGAAGGCGATCGCATATGA